From a region of the Candidatus Manganitrophaceae bacterium genome:
- the xth gene encoding exodeoxyribonuclease III, whose protein sequence is MRLVSWNVNGIRAAMKKDFSVALDAMKTDVLCLQETKAQDDQVAEALAEINGFHLYSNSAVKKGYSGTAILTLTQPLSVRYDMGIEAHDQEGRVIALEFEHFFLVTVYTPNSGSELKRLEYRKQWDADFLAYLKDLETNKPVIACGDLNVAHQPIDLARPKPNYNKSAGYMQEEIDGMDHLIAADFIDTFRYLNPNKVKYSWWSFRAGARARNVGWRIDYFLISPGLADSIKDADILNEVMGSDHCPVTLDLSSDSPG, encoded by the coding sequence ATGCGACTCGTTTCCTGGAACGTCAACGGCATTCGTGCCGCTATGAAAAAAGATTTTTCGGTGGCACTTGACGCCATGAAGACCGATGTCCTCTGTCTGCAGGAGACGAAGGCCCAGGATGATCAGGTTGCTGAGGCCCTAGCGGAAATCAATGGATTTCATCTGTACTCAAACTCTGCGGTGAAAAAGGGGTATTCCGGGACCGCGATTCTCACGCTTACGCAACCCCTGAGCGTCCGTTACGATATGGGCATTGAAGCGCATGATCAGGAAGGCCGTGTGATTGCCCTGGAGTTCGAGCATTTTTTTCTGGTGACGGTGTATACCCCAAATTCGGGTAGTGAACTCAAACGCCTTGAATATCGCAAACAATGGGATGCTGATTTTCTTGCCTACCTCAAGGACCTGGAGACGAACAAGCCTGTGATCGCTTGTGGGGACCTTAATGTAGCGCATCAGCCGATCGATCTTGCCCGCCCAAAACCAAATTACAACAAGAGCGCCGGTTATATGCAGGAAGAAATTGACGGCATGGACCATCTTATCGCGGCGGACTTCATTGATACCTTCCGATACCTTAACCCGAACAAGGTTAAATACAGCTGGTGGAGCTTTCGTGCCGGTGCACGTGCAAGAAATGTCGGCTGGAGGATTGATTACTTCCTTATCTCCCCCGGCCTGGCTGACAGCATCAAAGACGCGGACATCCTGAATGAGGTTATGGGTTCGGATCATTGTCCTGTGACACTGGATTTGAGCTCTGACTCTCCTGGATAA
- a CDS encoding dihydrolipoyl dehydrogenase, whose translation MKKFDVMVIGAGSAGRYGAQAAVKCGAKVGLVETGPFGGLCILKGCMPTKAYLRSSDLVGLMKKAPRVGVYPGKRVGLRFDEIKERKDRLIQEMADYAKESIEKNTNITLLSGKARFLSKEKVQVGQSDYSCEKFLIATGSRVVIPPFPGLEKTGYITSDDALDLETLPQSLIILGGGAEALEFGQFFNRMGTKVTLLQRSKHILSQEDPDIGIALGGYLREDGIDLYTGVRVTGMEKTGTERKVSFESEGHKRTVASEMILVATGRTGNIEGLDLYAAGVRRYDKGIEINDFLQTSNPNIYAAGDVTGVLQVVNMATYQGAIAGKNLVKGPVDKTDTRVIPRAVFSDPEVARVGLSEREAEAQGIEVRVGTFPFSDLGKAIVTDRMEGFIKILADPVRGEILGVQILGAEASNLIHQGVVAMHFRATLSEYARISHIHPTLAEIMPYLVEDMLGED comes from the coding sequence ATGAAGAAATTTGATGTCATGGTGATAGGGGCCGGGAGCGCTGGGCGATACGGGGCCCAGGCCGCGGTAAAATGTGGCGCGAAGGTGGGACTGGTTGAAACCGGTCCTTTCGGGGGGCTTTGCATCCTCAAAGGATGTATGCCAACCAAGGCCTATCTCCGCTCATCAGACCTCGTCGGCCTGATGAAAAAGGCCCCGCGTGTCGGAGTTTATCCTGGAAAGAGGGTCGGCCTCCGGTTTGACGAAATAAAGGAACGAAAAGACCGCCTCATCCAGGAAATGGCAGACTACGCCAAAGAGTCGATCGAAAAAAACACAAACATCACCCTCCTCTCCGGCAAAGCCCGGTTTTTATCAAAAGAGAAGGTCCAGGTTGGCCAAAGCGATTATTCATGTGAAAAATTTTTGATCGCGACCGGCTCCCGAGTGGTCATTCCCCCTTTCCCCGGCCTGGAAAAAACCGGATACATCACCAGCGATGATGCCCTCGATCTTGAGACCCTTCCGCAATCATTGATCATCCTGGGCGGCGGGGCGGAGGCCCTGGAATTTGGTCAATTCTTCAACCGAATGGGAACAAAGGTCACCCTCCTGCAACGGAGCAAACATATCTTGAGCCAGGAAGATCCCGACATCGGGATCGCCCTCGGTGGATATCTCCGGGAAGATGGGATCGACCTATATACGGGCGTCCGTGTGACCGGGATGGAGAAAACCGGGACAGAGCGGAAGGTCTCTTTTGAATCGGAGGGGCACAAAAGGACCGTGGCTTCGGAGATGATCCTGGTCGCCACCGGCCGGACAGGGAATATTGAAGGGCTGGATCTCTATGCCGCGGGCGTGAGGCGCTATGATAAAGGGATAGAGATCAATGACTTCCTTCAAACAAGCAATCCGAATATCTACGCCGCGGGAGATGTGACCGGGGTTCTACAGGTTGTGAATATGGCGACCTATCAGGGAGCGATTGCGGGGAAGAATCTCGTCAAAGGCCCTGTGGACAAGACAGATACGCGCGTCATTCCGCGTGCGGTCTTTTCCGATCCGGAGGTGGCTCGCGTTGGTTTATCAGAACGCGAGGCGGAAGCACAGGGGATTGAAGTCCGTGTCGGCACCTTCCCCTTCAGTGACCTGGGAAAGGCTATCGTGACCGACCGCATGGAGGGCTTTATCAAAATCCTTGCCGACCCGGTGCGAGGTGAGATCCTGGGGGTACAAATACTGGGTGCGGAGGCCTCCAATCTGATTCACCAGGGGGTCGTGGCCATGCACTTTCGGGCAACATTGTCGGAATATGCCCGCATC